A genomic window from Salvia hispanica cultivar TCC Black 2014 chromosome 5, UniMelb_Shisp_WGS_1.0, whole genome shotgun sequence includes:
- the LOC125186368 gene encoding ethylene-responsive transcription factor RAP2-7-like isoform X3, whose amino-acid sequence MFDLNLNNCDGRSVESRSSNDDTCSSALVTRDLFPVQVQARKGRRGPRSRSSQYRGVTFYRRTGRWESHIWDCGKQVYLALAAARAYDRAAIKFRGVEADINFNLTDYADMNQVMNLPKEEFVQMLRRQSSGVARGGSKIRGVAFQKGGRWEAPTGEFLGKKYEKAAIVCNGSDTVTSFGTSKNNSEEGFELHNGGSQHDLNLNLGMSLSSSKKGGCLDSLKLHHDAQTTRTSMFLQLHGGNSAASDIVSNLPLRGVPVTSQHPILYNGVDPRFVPNNEERERSAQLELGNLAWRMNGHDQTAAAASSGFSSPAPSGPASPVPYDYANPFAYYSWLKPYLPPS is encoded by the exons ATGTTTGATCTCAATCTGAACAACTGCGATGGGCGGTCGGTGGAATCCAGGTCTAGCAACGACGACACGTGCTCCTCTGCCCTCGTGACTCGAGACCTGTTCCCGGTGCAAGTGCAAGCGAGGAAGGGGCGGCGTGGGCCGAGGTCTCGAAGCTCTCAGTATAGAGGCGTCACTTTTTACCGAAGGACTGGCAGATGGGAGTCTCATATATG GGACTGCGGGAAACAAGTTTATTTGG CTCTGGCTGCTGCTAG AGCTTATGATAGAGCTGCAATTAAGTTCCGAGGTGTTGAAGCTGATATTAACTTTAATCTCACTGATTATGCTGATATGAATCAG GTGATGAATCTGCCCAAAGAAGAATTTGTGCAGATGCTTCGTCGCCAGAGCAGTGGAGTTGCAAGAgggggctctaaaattagaggaGTCGCATTCCAAAAAGGTGGACGTTGGGAGGCTCCAACGGGGGAGTTTCTTGGGAAGAA GTATGAGAAGGCAGCCATCGTGTGCAATGGAAGTGACACTGTCACCAGCTTTGGGACGAGCAAAAACAACAGTGAGGAAGGCTTTGAACTGCACAATGGAG GTAGCCAACATGATCTTAATCTAAATTTGGGGATGTCTCTATCTTCTTCAAAGAAGGGTGGATGTTTGGATTCTTTAAAGCTCCATCATGATGCTCAAACCACAAGAACATCGATG TTTCTGCAGCTACACGGGGGAAACTCTGCTGCCTCAGACATTGTGTCTAACCTTCCACTCAGAGGAGTACCAGTAACATCACAACATCCTATTTTGTACAATGGTGTGGATCCTCGGTTTGTTCCCAACAATGAG GAAAGGGAAAGAAGTGCTCAACTGGAACTGGGAAACTTGGCTTGGAGAATGAACGGGCACGATCAAACGGCTGCTGCAGCATCATCAGGATTCTCATCACCAGCTCCTTCCGGTCCTGCTTCTCCAGTTCCATACGATTATGCGAACCCATTTGCATATTACTCTTGGTTGAAGCCATATCTGCCACCATCTTAG
- the LOC125186368 gene encoding ethylene-responsive transcription factor RAP2-7-like isoform X2, which produces MFDLNLNNCDGRSVESRSSNDDTCSSALVTRDLFPVQVQARKGRRGPRSRSSQYRGVTFYRRTGRWESHIWDCGKQVYLGGFDTALAAARAYDRAAIKFRGVEADINFNLTDYADMNQVMNLPKEEFVQMLRRQSSGVARGGSKIRGVAFQKGGRWEAPTGEFLGKKYEKAAIVCNGSDTVTSFGTSKNNSEEGFELHNGGSQHDLNLNLGMSLSSSKKGGCLDSLKLHHDAQTTRTSMLHGGNSAASDIVSNLPLRGVPVTSQHPILYNGVDPRFVPNNEERERSAQLELGNLAWRMNGHDQTAAAASSGFSSPAPSGPASPVPYDYANPFAYYSWLKPYLPPS; this is translated from the exons ATGTTTGATCTCAATCTGAACAACTGCGATGGGCGGTCGGTGGAATCCAGGTCTAGCAACGACGACACGTGCTCCTCTGCCCTCGTGACTCGAGACCTGTTCCCGGTGCAAGTGCAAGCGAGGAAGGGGCGGCGTGGGCCGAGGTCTCGAAGCTCTCAGTATAGAGGCGTCACTTTTTACCGAAGGACTGGCAGATGGGAGTCTCATATATG GGACTGCGGGAAACAAGTTTATTTGG GTGGATTTGATACAGCTCTGGCTGCTGCTAG AGCTTATGATAGAGCTGCAATTAAGTTCCGAGGTGTTGAAGCTGATATTAACTTTAATCTCACTGATTATGCTGATATGAATCAG GTGATGAATCTGCCCAAAGAAGAATTTGTGCAGATGCTTCGTCGCCAGAGCAGTGGAGTTGCAAGAgggggctctaaaattagaggaGTCGCATTCCAAAAAGGTGGACGTTGGGAGGCTCCAACGGGGGAGTTTCTTGGGAAGAA GTATGAGAAGGCAGCCATCGTGTGCAATGGAAGTGACACTGTCACCAGCTTTGGGACGAGCAAAAACAACAGTGAGGAAGGCTTTGAACTGCACAATGGAG GTAGCCAACATGATCTTAATCTAAATTTGGGGATGTCTCTATCTTCTTCAAAGAAGGGTGGATGTTTGGATTCTTTAAAGCTCCATCATGATGCTCAAACCACAAGAACATCGATG CTACACGGGGGAAACTCTGCTGCCTCAGACATTGTGTCTAACCTTCCACTCAGAGGAGTACCAGTAACATCACAACATCCTATTTTGTACAATGGTGTGGATCCTCGGTTTGTTCCCAACAATGAG GAAAGGGAAAGAAGTGCTCAACTGGAACTGGGAAACTTGGCTTGGAGAATGAACGGGCACGATCAAACGGCTGCTGCAGCATCATCAGGATTCTCATCACCAGCTCCTTCCGGTCCTGCTTCTCCAGTTCCATACGATTATGCGAACCCATTTGCATATTACTCTTGGTTGAAGCCATATCTGCCACCATCTTAG
- the LOC125186368 gene encoding ethylene-responsive transcription factor RAP2-7-like isoform X1, giving the protein MFDLNLNNCDGRSVESRSSNDDTCSSALVTRDLFPVQVQARKGRRGPRSRSSQYRGVTFYRRTGRWESHIWDCGKQVYLGGFDTALAAARAYDRAAIKFRGVEADINFNLTDYADMNQVMNLPKEEFVQMLRRQSSGVARGGSKIRGVAFQKGGRWEAPTGEFLGKKYEKAAIVCNGSDTVTSFGTSKNNSEEGFELHNGGSQHDLNLNLGMSLSSSKKGGCLDSLKLHHDAQTTRTSMFLQLHGGNSAASDIVSNLPLRGVPVTSQHPILYNGVDPRFVPNNEERERSAQLELGNLAWRMNGHDQTAAAASSGFSSPAPSGPASPVPYDYANPFAYYSWLKPYLPPS; this is encoded by the exons ATGTTTGATCTCAATCTGAACAACTGCGATGGGCGGTCGGTGGAATCCAGGTCTAGCAACGACGACACGTGCTCCTCTGCCCTCGTGACTCGAGACCTGTTCCCGGTGCAAGTGCAAGCGAGGAAGGGGCGGCGTGGGCCGAGGTCTCGAAGCTCTCAGTATAGAGGCGTCACTTTTTACCGAAGGACTGGCAGATGGGAGTCTCATATATG GGACTGCGGGAAACAAGTTTATTTGG GTGGATTTGATACAGCTCTGGCTGCTGCTAG AGCTTATGATAGAGCTGCAATTAAGTTCCGAGGTGTTGAAGCTGATATTAACTTTAATCTCACTGATTATGCTGATATGAATCAG GTGATGAATCTGCCCAAAGAAGAATTTGTGCAGATGCTTCGTCGCCAGAGCAGTGGAGTTGCAAGAgggggctctaaaattagaggaGTCGCATTCCAAAAAGGTGGACGTTGGGAGGCTCCAACGGGGGAGTTTCTTGGGAAGAA GTATGAGAAGGCAGCCATCGTGTGCAATGGAAGTGACACTGTCACCAGCTTTGGGACGAGCAAAAACAACAGTGAGGAAGGCTTTGAACTGCACAATGGAG GTAGCCAACATGATCTTAATCTAAATTTGGGGATGTCTCTATCTTCTTCAAAGAAGGGTGGATGTTTGGATTCTTTAAAGCTCCATCATGATGCTCAAACCACAAGAACATCGATG TTTCTGCAGCTACACGGGGGAAACTCTGCTGCCTCAGACATTGTGTCTAACCTTCCACTCAGAGGAGTACCAGTAACATCACAACATCCTATTTTGTACAATGGTGTGGATCCTCGGTTTGTTCCCAACAATGAG GAAAGGGAAAGAAGTGCTCAACTGGAACTGGGAAACTTGGCTTGGAGAATGAACGGGCACGATCAAACGGCTGCTGCAGCATCATCAGGATTCTCATCACCAGCTCCTTCCGGTCCTGCTTCTCCAGTTCCATACGATTATGCGAACCCATTTGCATATTACTCTTGGTTGAAGCCATATCTGCCACCATCTTAG